The Micromonospora sp. Llam0 genome includes a window with the following:
- the ftsE gene encoding cell division ATP-binding protein FtsE: MIALEQVTKTYPKASRPSLDNVSVAIEKGEFVFFIGPSGSGKSTIIKLLLHEVTPNQGKVIVNSKDVTTMRSWKIPNFRRSIGCVFQDFRLLPNRTAYENVAFALEVIGKTKAVARRVVPEVLELVGLGGKEHRYPHELSGGEQQRVAVARAFVNRPLVLLADEPTGNLDPDTSIEIMRLLDRINRTGTTVVMVTHDSNIVNQMRRRVIEIEAGRIVRDQARGVYG, encoded by the coding sequence GTGATTGCGCTCGAGCAAGTGACGAAGACGTACCCGAAGGCGTCCCGGCCCTCGCTGGACAACGTGTCGGTCGCGATCGAGAAGGGCGAGTTCGTCTTCTTCATCGGTCCGTCCGGCTCCGGCAAGTCCACGATCATCAAGCTGCTGCTGCACGAGGTGACCCCCAACCAGGGCAAGGTCATCGTCAACAGCAAGGACGTCACGACCATGCGCTCCTGGAAGATCCCCAACTTCCGGCGCTCGATCGGTTGCGTGTTCCAGGACTTCCGGCTGCTGCCCAACCGCACCGCGTACGAGAACGTCGCCTTCGCCCTCGAGGTGATCGGCAAGACCAAGGCGGTCGCCCGGCGGGTCGTCCCAGAGGTGCTGGAACTGGTCGGCCTGGGCGGCAAGGAGCACCGCTACCCGCACGAACTCTCCGGTGGCGAGCAGCAGCGCGTCGCGGTGGCCCGGGCGTTCGTCAACCGGCCGCTGGTGCTGCTCGCCGACGAGCCGACCGGAAACCTCGACCCGGACACCTCGATCGAGATCATGCGGCTGCTGGACCGGATCAACCGCACCGGCACCACGGTCGTGATGGTCACCCACGACTCGAACATCGTCAACCAGATGCGGCGGCGGGTCATCGAGATCGAGGCCGGCCGGATCGTTCGCGACCAGGCTCGCGGCGTCTACGGCTAA
- the prfB gene encoding peptide chain release factor 2, with the protein MTTADYADQLKDLDATLRRIEAVIDIDRLRRDQAELEEAASAPDLWNDQARAQQVTSRLSYANAEIVKLESLRTRLDDAALLLEMAQAEEDAGTVAEVGTELAGLHKAIEELEVRTLLSGEYDSREALVAIRAGAGGVDAADFAEMLLRMYLRWAERHGYPTEVYETSYAEEAGLKSATFTVKAPYAFGTLSVESGTHRLVRISPFDNQGRRQTSFAGVEVLPVVEQTDHIDIPENEIRVDVYRSSGPGGQSVNTTDSAVRLTHIPTGIVVTCQNEKSQLQNKAAALRVLQARLLERKRQEEQAKMAGLKTDAAGSWGDQMRSYVLHPYQMVKDLRTEQETGNPTAVLDGDLDAFIEAGIRWRKQQELAED; encoded by the coding sequence GTGACCACTGCCGACTATGCCGACCAGCTAAAAGATCTTGACGCCACGCTTCGCCGGATCGAGGCGGTCATCGACATTGATCGACTGCGCCGCGACCAGGCGGAGCTGGAGGAGGCAGCCTCTGCCCCCGACCTCTGGAACGACCAGGCGAGGGCACAGCAGGTCACCTCCCGGCTGTCGTACGCGAACGCGGAGATCGTCAAGCTGGAGTCGTTGCGCACCCGGCTGGACGACGCGGCCTTGCTGCTGGAGATGGCGCAGGCGGAGGAGGACGCCGGCACGGTCGCCGAAGTCGGCACCGAGCTGGCCGGGTTGCACAAGGCGATCGAGGAGTTGGAGGTGCGCACGCTGCTCTCCGGGGAGTACGACTCCCGGGAGGCGCTGGTAGCGATCCGGGCCGGGGCCGGCGGCGTCGACGCCGCCGACTTCGCCGAGATGCTGCTGCGCATGTACCTGCGGTGGGCGGAGCGGCACGGCTACCCGACCGAGGTCTACGAGACGTCGTACGCGGAGGAGGCCGGTCTCAAGTCGGCCACCTTCACGGTCAAGGCGCCGTACGCGTTCGGCACCCTCAGCGTCGAGTCCGGAACGCACCGTTTGGTGCGAATCAGTCCGTTTGACAACCAAGGCCGGCGGCAGACCAGCTTCGCCGGCGTCGAGGTGCTACCGGTGGTCGAGCAGACCGATCACATCGACATCCCGGAGAACGAGATCCGGGTGGACGTGTACCGGTCGTCGGGGCCGGGCGGGCAGAGCGTGAACACCACCGACTCGGCCGTACGGCTCACCCATATCCCCACCGGCATCGTGGTCACCTGCCAGAACGAGAAGTCCCAGCTGCAGAACAAGGCCGCCGCGCTGCGCGTGCTGCAGGCCCGGCTGCTGGAGCGCAAACGGCAGGAGGAGCAGGCCAAGATGGCCGGGCTCAAGACCGACGCCGCCGGGTCGTGGGGCGACCAGATGCGGTCGTACGTGCTGCACCCGTACCAGATGGTGAAGGATCTGCGGACGGAGCAGGAGACCGGCAACCCGACCGCAGTGCTCGACGGCGACCTGGACGCCTTCATCGAGGCCGGCATCCGCTGGCGCAAGCAGCAGGAACTCGCCGAGGACTGA